In the Rhodopirellula bahusiensis genome, one interval contains:
- the secD gene encoding protein translocase subunit SecD gives MDLSTLPDLCHSISAQWLAQTDAAVASEVSKGISTGQIVTLLSAAAVLILPFIVGNFLAKSLKMPTYGTRFGFILLAITASGVTLANKFPSLGIDLSGGTILVYELDPEKQAAVIESGGQRITSEDLVGPLTRRINPAGTQEIVIRPYGEQQIEIIIPEKDPDAVDRIKGLVEEAGQLRFAILANQFDHQTLINQAIEQAESTQPGIATRDMVGKPDDSLYGIWARIGFEEKETDGVRPMLVPVSGALARNPRTGAILNVPPEARIGDESVSVAKWLKTQDFDNIEVLMVINPKLDILGEDLAYAASTFDETGAPAVAFTLTDMGSGRFRALTTNNAPDGSRTRQLGIVLDDELLSAPSIQEPMNKNGRITGNFTRDQVDSLVQILKAGQLPATVTKQPIAENEVGATLGADTRTKGLYSIAVSLGLVLIFILVYYRFAGVVACIALVMNMAMILATMVFINQPLTLPGLAGLVLTVGMSVDANVLIFERIREELNKGAKARMAIRNGFARATTTIIDANLTTLITAIVLYAIGTDQIRGFAVTLILGILYSMFTAIYVSRTIFDLAERRGFLSLGMSDGVNSIRSAFAGGGQFNFISKGKMTLTLSAILVVCGLAALFARGQSILDIDFAGGSSVQFRVDQPTEADEVRKIMDNAVASSENDSVQFTVNGVSMEGAEEGTVFKVDSSVERVEDLKQVIREGFAASESVGLVTYSVDITPADLEGATQETAAPDTDETSSSDPAEPSDSATSQWQSADNGVMLVIAQDDEEEAPVEEAEAEETTDAESDGPKMEAREFPGLAFSTTDISLGIKGSDKVAVKNEEGLVDSIVAAAEAVGVPIQREGIIVKPLGEDIEAWSPGSTLAFPKWRVQLPLGGDNAIKVMGEMEKQLDSDPVWISSSAVGARVAGDMISRAFGALFASLLCIIGYIWFRFQRVIYGLAAVVALLHDVAITLGAIAISYWVADALGFLLIDPFKISLTVVAALLTIIGYSLNDTIVVFDRIRETKGKAPRLTGEMINTSINQTLSRTLLTSLTTLIVVALLYAFGGEGIHAFAFALVIGVIVGTYSSVFVASPVLLWLVEREEKKAANA, from the coding sequence ATGGATCTTTCGACTCTTCCCGATCTTTGCCACTCGATTTCGGCCCAGTGGCTCGCGCAGACCGACGCTGCCGTCGCAAGCGAAGTCTCCAAAGGCATCAGCACCGGACAAATCGTGACGCTGCTCAGCGCCGCGGCCGTTCTGATTCTGCCGTTCATCGTTGGCAACTTCTTGGCGAAATCCTTGAAGATGCCAACCTACGGCACTCGCTTCGGTTTCATCTTGCTCGCGATCACCGCCAGCGGCGTGACCCTTGCCAACAAGTTCCCCAGCCTCGGCATCGACTTGTCGGGCGGTACGATCTTGGTCTACGAACTGGATCCGGAAAAGCAAGCGGCTGTTATCGAAAGCGGAGGACAGCGAATCACCAGTGAAGATTTGGTCGGTCCGCTGACCCGCCGAATCAACCCCGCCGGCACGCAAGAAATCGTCATTCGCCCCTACGGCGAACAACAAATCGAAATCATCATCCCAGAGAAAGACCCCGACGCGGTCGATCGCATCAAGGGATTGGTGGAAGAAGCCGGACAGTTGCGTTTCGCGATTCTGGCCAACCAATTCGATCACCAAACGCTGATCAACCAAGCGATTGAGCAAGCCGAATCGACTCAACCCGGCATCGCCACCCGAGACATGGTCGGCAAGCCCGACGATTCGCTCTACGGAATCTGGGCTCGCATTGGTTTCGAAGAAAAAGAGACCGATGGCGTCCGTCCAATGTTGGTTCCCGTCTCAGGAGCCTTGGCTCGCAACCCGCGCACCGGTGCGATTCTGAACGTCCCACCGGAAGCTCGCATCGGTGACGAATCCGTTTCAGTCGCGAAATGGTTGAAGACGCAAGATTTCGACAACATCGAAGTCCTGATGGTGATCAATCCAAAACTGGACATCCTCGGCGAAGACCTCGCGTACGCCGCCAGCACCTTCGACGAAACCGGTGCTCCCGCCGTCGCCTTCACTTTGACTGACATGGGTTCGGGTCGATTCCGAGCCCTGACGACGAACAACGCTCCCGATGGATCGCGAACTCGACAATTGGGCATCGTGCTCGATGATGAGCTGCTTTCGGCTCCTTCGATCCAAGAACCGATGAACAAAAACGGTCGCATCACGGGTAACTTCACCCGCGATCAAGTCGACTCGCTGGTGCAGATCCTGAAAGCTGGCCAATTGCCGGCGACCGTGACCAAGCAACCCATCGCCGAAAACGAAGTCGGTGCGACATTGGGTGCTGACACGCGAACAAAGGGTCTGTATTCGATCGCCGTTTCGCTCGGCTTGGTCCTCATCTTCATCCTGGTTTACTACCGCTTCGCTGGCGTCGTTGCCTGCATCGCGTTGGTCATGAACATGGCCATGATTTTGGCCACGATGGTCTTCATCAACCAACCGCTGACCCTGCCCGGACTCGCCGGTTTGGTTCTGACCGTCGGTATGTCAGTCGACGCCAACGTTTTGATCTTCGAACGCATCCGAGAAGAATTGAACAAGGGAGCCAAGGCTCGCATGGCGATTCGCAACGGTTTCGCTCGAGCGACCACGACGATTATCGATGCCAACCTGACAACTCTGATCACCGCCATCGTTCTTTATGCGATCGGTACCGATCAAATTCGCGGCTTCGCCGTCACGTTGATCTTGGGCATTCTCTACTCGATGTTCACCGCGATCTACGTTTCGCGAACGATCTTCGACTTGGCTGAGCGTCGCGGGTTCCTGTCACTTGGCATGTCCGATGGCGTCAACAGCATTCGTTCGGCGTTCGCCGGCGGTGGACAGTTCAACTTCATCAGCAAAGGCAAAATGACGCTGACTCTTTCGGCCATCTTGGTCGTTTGTGGCTTGGCTGCCTTGTTCGCTCGCGGACAAAGCATCCTCGACATCGACTTTGCCGGTGGTTCCTCTGTTCAATTCCGAGTTGACCAACCAACCGAAGCCGACGAAGTTCGCAAGATCATGGACAACGCTGTGGCATCATCCGAGAACGATTCGGTTCAATTCACGGTCAACGGCGTCTCGATGGAAGGTGCCGAAGAAGGCACGGTCTTCAAAGTCGACTCCTCCGTTGAGCGAGTCGAAGACCTGAAACAGGTTATTCGAGAAGGCTTCGCGGCTTCCGAATCAGTTGGCTTGGTGACCTACAGCGTCGACATCACTCCGGCTGACTTGGAAGGTGCAACGCAAGAAACTGCCGCTCCTGACACGGATGAAACCAGCTCATCTGATCCCGCTGAACCTTCGGATTCTGCGACCAGCCAGTGGCAATCGGCCGACAACGGCGTGATGCTGGTGATCGCTCAAGACGACGAAGAAGAAGCCCCTGTTGAAGAAGCAGAGGCCGAAGAAACAACCGATGCGGAATCGGATGGACCGAAAATGGAGGCTCGCGAATTCCCCGGCCTTGCTTTCAGCACCACGGACATCTCGCTCGGAATCAAAGGCAGCGACAAAGTTGCCGTGAAAAACGAGGAAGGATTGGTCGATTCGATCGTGGCAGCCGCGGAAGCGGTTGGCGTTCCAATACAAAGAGAAGGAATCATCGTCAAACCACTCGGGGAAGACATTGAAGCTTGGTCGCCTGGTTCGACTTTGGCGTTCCCTAAATGGCGTGTTCAATTGCCACTTGGTGGTGACAACGCCATCAAGGTCATGGGTGAAATGGAAAAACAACTCGACAGCGATCCGGTTTGGATCAGCAGCAGTGCTGTTGGTGCTCGCGTCGCTGGCGACATGATTAGCCGAGCATTCGGAGCCCTGTTCGCTTCGCTGCTTTGCATCATCGGCTACATCTGGTTCCGATTCCAACGCGTCATCTATGGCCTGGCCGCTGTGGTCGCCTTGCTTCACGACGTCGCGATCACCCTGGGTGCAATTGCAATCAGCTACTGGGTCGCCGACGCTCTCGGCTTCTTGTTGATCGATCCTTTCAAGATCTCGCTGACGGTTGTTGCCGCGTTGCTGACGATCATTGGTTACTCGCTCAACGATACGATTGTTGTCTTTGACCGAATTCGCGAGACGAAGGGCAAAGCTCCTCGTTTGACCGGCGAGATGATCAATACCAGCATCAACCAAACGCTCAGCCGAACGTTGCTGACATCGTTGACCACTTTGATCGTGGTCGCGTTGCTCTACGCTTTCGGCGGCGAAGGCATCCACGCTTTCGCGTTCGCTTTGGTGATCGGCGTTATCGTCGGTACTTACAGCAGCGTGTTTGTTGCCAG
- the yajC gene encoding preprotein translocase subunit YajC translates to MLPSFDLFLTDLTRQANLLAFQLLAQDAPPAAEPSILQRILENPLILPVGVVAIFYVTYFGPERRRRAEEAKMMSSMAKNDRVVTIGGIHGTIVSAAPDSETVTLKIDENGSTRIKVNRSAIVKIVGEPKNKPDNDSSD, encoded by the coding sequence TTGTTGCCTTCTTTCGATCTGTTCTTAACCGATCTAACGCGGCAGGCAAACTTGCTCGCCTTTCAGTTGCTGGCACAGGACGCTCCGCCCGCTGCAGAACCCTCGATTTTGCAGCGAATTCTCGAAAACCCTTTGATTTTGCCAGTTGGCGTCGTGGCGATCTTCTACGTCACGTACTTCGGCCCGGAACGACGACGTCGCGCCGAAGAGGCCAAGATGATGTCTTCGATGGCCAAAAATGATCGCGTGGTCACGATCGGCGGCATCCACGGCACGATCGTTTCGGCGGCACCGGACAGTGAAACGGTGACGCTGAAGATCGACGAGAACGGTTCGACACGCATCAAAGTCAATCGGTCAGCCATCGTCAAAATCGTTGGCGAACCGAAAAACAAACCCGACAACGATTCGTCGGACTGA
- a CDS encoding DegT/DnrJ/EryC1/StrS family aminotransferase, translating into MDLPADESFDVFSDGWPAWPPRNAELTQQIERSVREILNDGQWGTYPETTAANCDQPGVYDRCRAAVGQAANEWAAPEGLDSFGSASHVRLCPSGSSAIELALRALGVGPAGGKRKAATKVILSAYDYPGNFRTVELLGGRPVLCDTEPTRGIRSGRSPAGISLSSKAIQAIQAPPESVLLISHLHGQVVDSGGLAELCRQRRWFLVEDACQAIGAGRIRELANGQTVFVPVGTLAEWTTYSFGGSKPLTCGNGGALATEYDGKFQKLQAMVDRPSDTFPMSTLQCAALLPQLSWLNRLNRIRCENARRLSELDWAEVGCAAIWDDDPAVVRAPYKFPVLARDAATRSKVIAGLRSIGLPCGEGFRAMHRTSDRRSDKPVPLINAAKLSDSLLVIDHRALLPPDVADRVRECLAEMS; encoded by the coding sequence TTGGACCTCCCCGCCGATGAATCGTTCGATGTTTTCTCTGATGGGTGGCCGGCATGGCCGCCCCGAAACGCCGAATTGACCCAGCAAATCGAACGATCCGTCAGAGAAATCCTGAACGACGGCCAATGGGGGACGTATCCGGAAACAACCGCCGCGAATTGCGATCAGCCGGGAGTCTATGATCGCTGTCGGGCGGCGGTGGGTCAGGCGGCGAACGAGTGGGCCGCGCCTGAGGGCTTGGATTCGTTTGGCAGTGCGTCTCATGTTCGTTTGTGCCCATCGGGATCGTCCGCGATTGAATTGGCCCTGCGAGCTTTGGGAGTCGGGCCTGCGGGGGGAAAGCGGAAAGCCGCGACGAAGGTGATTCTGTCAGCGTATGACTACCCGGGCAATTTTCGAACGGTGGAATTGCTGGGCGGACGTCCCGTGCTCTGCGATACCGAGCCGACTCGTGGGATTCGCAGTGGCAGGTCTCCGGCTGGAATTTCGCTGAGTTCGAAAGCGATCCAAGCCATTCAGGCCCCGCCCGAGTCCGTGCTGCTGATTTCGCACTTGCACGGCCAAGTGGTCGACTCCGGTGGTTTGGCCGAGTTGTGTCGTCAACGTCGGTGGTTCCTGGTCGAGGACGCTTGCCAAGCCATCGGGGCGGGACGAATCCGAGAATTGGCGAACGGGCAGACTGTGTTTGTCCCCGTCGGGACGTTGGCGGAATGGACGACTTACAGCTTTGGCGGGAGCAAGCCGCTGACGTGCGGGAACGGTGGTGCTCTGGCGACCGAGTACGACGGCAAATTTCAAAAGCTGCAAGCGATGGTGGATCGGCCGAGCGATACGTTTCCCATGTCGACGCTGCAGTGTGCCGCGTTGCTTCCGCAATTGAGCTGGTTGAATCGTCTGAACCGAATTCGCTGTGAGAACGCCAGGCGGTTGAGCGAGCTGGATTGGGCGGAGGTCGGCTGTGCCGCGATTTGGGACGATGATCCTGCGGTCGTTCGGGCTCCGTACAAGTTTCCTGTCTTGGCCCGAGACGCGGCGACTCGATCAAAGGTCATCGCGGGATTGCGTTCGATTGGATTGCCATGTGGCGAAGGCTTTCGGGCGATGCATCGCACGAGCGATCGAAGGAGCGACAAACCTGTGCCGCTCATCAATGCAGCGAAGCTGAGTGACTCGTTGCTGGTCATCGATCATCGGGCACTGTTACCACCAGACGTCGCGGATCGCGTCCGCGAATGTTTGGCTGAGATGTCATGA
- the ppnP gene encoding pyrimidine/purine nucleoside phosphorylase, which translates to MQVNEYFDGNVTSIAFENGEGRATSGVMSVGEYEFGTSEKELMKIVSGKLEAKLPGEPGFRAYPGGTEFNVDANQKFQVRVIEPTAYLCFYS; encoded by the coding sequence ATGCAAGTCAACGAATACTTCGACGGCAATGTCACTTCCATCGCATTCGAAAATGGCGAAGGCCGAGCGACATCGGGCGTGATGTCGGTGGGCGAATACGAATTCGGAACCAGCGAAAAGGAACTGATGAAAATCGTCTCGGGCAAGTTGGAAGCCAAGCTTCCCGGCGAACCAGGGTTCCGCGCCTACCCAGGTGGGACCGAGTTCAATGTCGATGCGAATCAAAAATTTCAGGTTCGTGTGATCGAGCCGACCGCGTACCTCTGCTTCTACAGCTGA
- a CDS encoding PVC-type heme-binding CxxCH protein gives MNKDALPTTSWSWIAAFACTVLAWNSLAPTARSAEGAEKTILLIAGKPSHGYGAHEHYAGLKVLEQSLLEANPKLKTDVVRGWPSDASKVEAADSVVLYSDGQGRHVAFNNRDEMRALLKRGGGLVCLHYATEMSPGESGDDMVELLGGHFEIHYSVNPHWIAEFDSLPEHPITHGVESFSTNDEWYFHLRFAEEGKLTPILQSVAPESTMRRPDSAHTGNPHARKSVAAGELQTVAWAYEPEIGGRSFGFTGGHHHWNWSHVPVRRLVTNAIRWTAGDDPTSEAGSPRPISAEQLMADQDYEPPEKFNLESVAKEFEIPLRSESGKADAKKKSKPEGSASAVEPKLLYASPLVTTATEGHRIAMEVDLNDVDEVSRRKLFLVVSEGGNDYSCDHVAWLDPTLHGDKGTVDLVDQGWVTARAGWGNVRKNANCSGGPVLVNNQPAGKTAIGTHAPSVIEFDVPPGYDRLTVTGALESGGTNQHGGSNTSVRFAVYAGAAPKDLNEVDGKSAADQRSPEQAVAGLEVAEGLEVTLMGSEPDLSSLTNLDIDHRGRVWVCDVMNYRRNQGSRPEGDRILILEDTTGDGKLDHIHTYYQGRDIDSAMGICVLGNEVIVSASPTIWKFTDTDGDDIPDSKVALFTETGQPQHDHSAHSFLFGDDGKLYWNFGNTGMQVKDADGETVVDIHGRAVVDDGKPLFGGMPFRCDLDGSNFEVLAHNFRNNWETTVDSFGALWQSDNDDDGNRGTRINFVMEQGNYGYKDEQTGASWRADRITLEDEIPLQHWHLNDPGVVPNVLQTGAGSPSGICMYEGRLLPERFWDEVIHCDPGPNVVRAYPMTADGAGYSATIEPLITGTTDNWFRPADVCVAPDGSLFVTDWYDPGVGGHHQKDSDRGRLFRVAPPGVKYSVPEFDLSTVEGAIEALKNPNRSVRYLAWQKLHAMGAEAENELLSLYKNENPRLRARALWLLGKIEGRGRAYVEKALSDVDADIRCTAIRLCKQLGLSAAKVCGDAADDPSSAVRRELAVALRFDESKAMPAVWADLAMQYDGEDRWMLEALGIASDLRADECYAAWMKANGGNWNTAAGRDLVWRLRTDDAAAKMVELLAGGMPSNEAKRYFRSLEYHSDAVRELVLRQLLPDENSGPAVDPQTLVRTVTRMPDFDPAKFPKTQVAIVDYVRSRAGKSDFVDLVEQFEIREMDDQLIAAMLRQGDDNLSLSALRLLLKRKDGWNQFVRILAKESKYDLGQLGRVVSLLGSLGNGRAIGLLAKTAGDPEVDYVLRSASVRAMAKSNGGAEELLKMTEADKLPADTHLLAGGLLGRNANAEIAKRAKELLPQPAAADSKPLPPLDELVQINGDAKKGLAIFRGVATCANCHIVDGFGKQVGPDLSEIGSKLSREAMFTSILAPSAGISHNYENMIALTEDGRVVNGVLVSETDDKLVLRTAEAIDLEFDQDEIVDVKKSEKSIMPENLHHTTDQQGLVDMVEYLMGLKKKS, from the coding sequence ATGAATAAAGATGCTTTGCCGACCACGTCGTGGTCCTGGATCGCCGCGTTTGCGTGCACCGTTCTCGCTTGGAACTCACTCGCCCCAACGGCCCGATCCGCCGAGGGAGCCGAGAAAACGATCTTGCTGATCGCGGGAAAACCCAGTCACGGGTATGGGGCTCACGAGCATTACGCCGGGTTGAAAGTCCTCGAGCAGTCTTTGCTGGAAGCCAATCCGAAACTCAAGACCGACGTGGTGCGTGGTTGGCCAAGCGATGCGTCCAAGGTCGAGGCAGCCGACAGCGTCGTTCTTTACAGCGACGGGCAAGGTCGACACGTTGCGTTCAATAACCGCGATGAAATGCGAGCGTTGTTGAAACGCGGCGGCGGTTTGGTTTGTTTGCACTACGCAACCGAAATGTCGCCCGGTGAATCCGGCGATGACATGGTGGAGTTGTTGGGCGGGCACTTTGAAATTCACTACAGCGTCAACCCACACTGGATCGCGGAATTTGATTCGTTGCCCGAGCACCCAATCACGCACGGTGTGGAATCTTTCTCGACCAACGACGAGTGGTACTTCCACTTGCGTTTTGCTGAGGAAGGCAAGCTGACTCCGATCCTGCAGTCGGTTGCTCCTGAATCAACGATGCGACGTCCGGATAGTGCCCACACCGGCAACCCGCACGCTCGCAAGTCAGTCGCGGCGGGGGAACTGCAGACGGTCGCTTGGGCTTATGAACCTGAAATCGGTGGTCGCAGCTTTGGCTTCACCGGCGGGCACCATCATTGGAATTGGTCGCACGTTCCCGTGCGTCGTTTGGTGACCAACGCGATTCGCTGGACAGCGGGAGACGACCCGACTTCAGAGGCTGGTTCTCCGCGGCCAATTTCCGCCGAACAGTTGATGGCGGATCAAGACTATGAACCGCCTGAAAAATTCAACTTGGAGTCGGTCGCGAAGGAATTTGAAATCCCGCTTCGCAGTGAATCAGGGAAAGCCGACGCAAAGAAGAAGTCCAAACCGGAGGGATCGGCATCGGCGGTGGAACCCAAGTTGTTGTACGCCAGCCCGTTGGTGACCACCGCTACGGAAGGCCATCGGATCGCGATGGAAGTGGATTTGAATGACGTCGATGAAGTCTCGCGACGCAAGTTGTTTTTGGTGGTCAGCGAAGGCGGCAACGATTACTCGTGCGACCATGTGGCATGGTTGGACCCAACGTTGCATGGTGACAAGGGAACAGTGGACTTGGTCGATCAAGGTTGGGTGACCGCTCGAGCAGGTTGGGGCAATGTTCGTAAAAATGCAAACTGCAGCGGCGGCCCGGTGTTGGTCAACAATCAACCCGCTGGCAAAACCGCGATTGGAACGCATGCCCCCAGCGTGATCGAATTTGATGTGCCACCGGGATACGACCGACTGACGGTGACGGGTGCGTTGGAAAGTGGCGGGACGAATCAGCACGGCGGCAGCAACACCAGCGTTCGGTTTGCGGTCTACGCCGGAGCGGCACCCAAGGATCTCAATGAGGTGGATGGCAAATCGGCCGCGGACCAACGGTCGCCTGAGCAAGCCGTCGCGGGATTGGAGGTTGCCGAGGGTCTCGAGGTCACGCTGATGGGTAGCGAGCCTGATCTGTCCAGCCTGACAAACCTTGACATCGATCATCGCGGACGCGTGTGGGTCTGCGACGTGATGAACTATCGCCGCAACCAAGGATCACGTCCCGAAGGCGACCGGATCTTGATTCTTGAAGACACGACCGGCGACGGGAAACTGGATCACATCCACACGTATTACCAAGGCCGCGACATTGATTCGGCGATGGGAATTTGTGTGCTTGGCAACGAGGTCATTGTTTCTGCATCGCCGACGATTTGGAAATTCACGGACACCGACGGTGACGACATTCCAGATTCCAAAGTCGCTTTGTTCACCGAGACCGGTCAACCTCAACACGACCATTCCGCTCACTCGTTCTTGTTTGGTGATGACGGCAAACTGTATTGGAACTTTGGCAACACCGGGATGCAGGTCAAAGATGCAGATGGGGAAACGGTGGTCGACATTCATGGTCGCGCGGTCGTCGATGATGGAAAGCCGTTGTTCGGCGGAATGCCGTTCCGATGCGACCTCGACGGTTCCAACTTCGAAGTCTTGGCTCACAACTTTCGCAACAACTGGGAAACAACCGTCGACTCATTTGGAGCGTTGTGGCAGAGCGACAATGACGATGACGGCAACCGCGGAACTCGCATCAACTTTGTGATGGAGCAAGGAAACTACGGGTACAAAGACGAGCAAACCGGTGCGTCATGGCGAGCCGACCGGATCACGTTGGAGGATGAAATCCCACTTCAGCATTGGCACCTGAACGATCCCGGCGTGGTTCCCAACGTGTTGCAAACCGGTGCGGGTTCGCCGAGCGGAATCTGCATGTACGAAGGCCGCTTGCTGCCCGAACGTTTCTGGGACGAAGTCATCCACTGTGACCCGGGCCCCAACGTGGTTCGGGCTTATCCGATGACGGCTGATGGAGCCGGATACTCGGCAACGATTGAACCACTGATCACCGGTACGACTGACAATTGGTTTCGGCCCGCGGATGTTTGTGTGGCTCCCGATGGATCGTTGTTCGTGACGGATTGGTACGACCCCGGTGTCGGTGGCCACCATCAAAAAGACAGCGATCGCGGACGCTTGTTTCGTGTTGCGCCGCCGGGTGTGAAGTACTCCGTGCCCGAGTTCGATTTGTCGACGGTGGAGGGTGCGATCGAAGCTCTCAAGAATCCAAACCGTTCGGTTCGCTATCTTGCTTGGCAAAAGCTGCACGCGATGGGTGCGGAAGCGGAGAATGAGCTTTTGTCGCTGTACAAAAACGAAAACCCTCGTCTTCGGGCTCGAGCATTGTGGTTGCTCGGCAAGATCGAAGGCCGTGGCCGGGCGTATGTCGAAAAAGCTTTGAGCGATGTTGACGCCGATATCCGCTGCACCGCGATTCGGTTGTGCAAACAGCTCGGTCTATCCGCGGCGAAAGTTTGTGGCGACGCGGCGGACGATCCTTCTTCGGCAGTTCGGCGCGAACTCGCCGTTGCATTGCGATTCGATGAGTCCAAAGCGATGCCGGCCGTTTGGGCGGACCTCGCGATGCAGTACGACGGTGAAGATCGCTGGATGTTGGAAGCACTCGGCATTGCGAGTGATCTGCGTGCCGACGAATGTTACGCGGCGTGGATGAAAGCCAACGGCGGCAATTGGAATACCGCCGCGGGTCGTGACTTGGTTTGGCGTCTGCGAACCGATGATGCGGCGGCGAAGATGGTTGAGTTGCTCGCTGGCGGAATGCCTAGCAATGAAGCCAAACGGTATTTTCGGTCGCTGGAGTATCACTCCGACGCCGTCCGCGAATTGGTTTTGCGTCAGCTGCTGCCTGATGAGAACAGCGGGCCCGCGGTTGACCCGCAAACCCTCGTTCGGACGGTGACGCGAATGCCAGACTTTGATCCGGCGAAGTTCCCAAAGACGCAAGTTGCGATTGTGGACTACGTTCGCAGCCGAGCCGGCAAGTCTGACTTCGTTGACTTGGTCGAGCAATTTGAAATTCGCGAAATGGATGATCAGCTGATTGCTGCGATGCTTCGACAGGGTGACGACAACTTGTCGCTTTCCGCTTTGCGATTGCTGCTGAAACGCAAAGACGGTTGGAACCAATTTGTTCGCATTCTGGCGAAGGAATCCAAGTACGATCTTGGCCAACTTGGTCGCGTCGTTTCACTGCTCGGTTCTCTCGGAAACGGTCGTGCGATTGGGTTGCTTGCCAAGACCGCCGGCGATCCTGAAGTCGACTACGTTTTGCGAAGTGCGTCCGTGCGAGCGATGGCCAAGTCCAACGGTGGTGCGGAAGAGTTGTTGAAGATGACCGAAGCGGACAAGCTACCCGCCGACACGCATTTGTTGGCCGGTGGATTGCTCGGACGCAACGCCAACGCGGAAATTGCGAAACGGGCGAAGGAGTTGTTGCCGCAACCTGCCGCGGCCGACAGCAAGCCACTGCCACCTCTGGATGAGTTGGTGCAAATCAATGGCGACGCGAAAAAGGGACTCGCAATCTTCCGAGGCGTCGCGACGTGTGCCAATTGCCACATCGTGGATGGTTTTGGAAAGCAAGTCGGTCCGGATCTTTCGGAGATCGGATCGAAGCTTTCTCGGGAAGCGATGTTCACTTCGATTTTGGCACCAAGTGCTGGCATCAGCCACAACTACGAGAACATGATCGCGTTGACCGAAGATGGCCGCGTGGTCAATGGCGTGTTGGTATCCGAGACCGACGACAAACTCGTGTTGCGAACCGCGGAAGCGATCGATTTGGAGTTTGACCAAGACGAGATTGTCGACGTCAAAAAGAGCGAGAAGTCGATCATGCCCGAGAACCTGCACCACACCACCGACCAACAAGGCCTGGTGGATATGGTGGAGTATCTGATGGGACTGAAGAAGAAGTCCTAG
- a CDS encoding siderophore ABC transporter substrate-binding protein, with translation MQRRKFAVAAALLSACVVHGVTLAEPSHPDSPQVVHHAQGTITIPSVPQRVVVLDLGALDNLDTLGAPVVGVPEIKADMLPDWLSKYSSDEYKKVGTLFEPELDTIRELKPDLIVVGGRSSGSLKDLSEIAPTIDLSTSTSGFVPTVVQNLLTLGSIFNQEDLANQRAIELLQSVRELHSTAAEQGTGLLLFSVGESIKPQPPATRFGIIHELIGLPSVMTQADAGPPRQRGKGNATEEQTPEQIAQAEARKRKQLQDEAKRLQKLVDRDPNWLISLDRNSAFAERENGNELLKSDPAVSASNAYASNKVIYLSGRGWYLAAGGYQQMQHAIETVQTAFEKSSDND, from the coding sequence ATGCAACGTAGAAAATTCGCTGTCGCTGCCGCACTGTTGTCCGCATGCGTGGTCCATGGCGTGACCTTGGCTGAGCCTTCCCACCCCGACTCTCCGCAAGTGGTTCACCACGCCCAAGGCACAATAACGATTCCCAGTGTTCCGCAACGGGTCGTCGTGCTGGACCTCGGAGCCCTCGACAACTTGGACACGCTCGGCGCCCCGGTCGTCGGTGTTCCAGAAATCAAAGCCGACATGCTTCCCGATTGGCTGTCGAAATACTCCTCGGACGAATACAAAAAAGTCGGAACTCTGTTTGAGCCTGAGCTGGACACCATTCGCGAACTCAAGCCGGATCTGATTGTTGTGGGCGGTCGCTCGAGTGGCTCACTCAAAGATCTCAGCGAGATCGCACCGACGATCGATCTGTCCACCTCGACCTCCGGTTTTGTGCCGACCGTCGTTCAGAACCTGCTGACTCTTGGTTCGATCTTCAATCAAGAAGACTTGGCCAATCAAAGAGCGATCGAGTTGTTGCAGAGCGTTCGTGAACTGCACTCCACCGCGGCGGAACAAGGAACTGGTTTGCTGCTCTTCTCGGTGGGTGAGTCCATCAAACCACAGCCACCCGCGACTCGGTTCGGCATCATTCACGAACTGATCGGACTTCCGTCTGTGATGACCCAAGCCGACGCGGGCCCACCACGTCAACGAGGCAAAGGCAACGCCACCGAAGAACAAACGCCGGAGCAAATCGCACAAGCCGAAGCACGCAAACGCAAGCAACTGCAAGACGAAGCTAAACGCCTGCAGAAACTCGTCGATCGCGATCCAAATTGGCTGATCTCACTCGATCGCAATTCAGCATTTGCTGAGCGTGAGAACGGCAACGAATTACTGAAATCGGATCCTGCCGTCTCCGCTTCAAACGCTTACGCGTCGAACAAGGTCATCTATCTCAGTGGCCGCGGATGGTACTTGGCCGCGGGCGGATACCAGCAGATGCAACACGCCATCGAGACGGTTCAAACCGCGTTTGAGAAGTCGTCGGACAACGACTGA